The following are from one region of the Cyanobium gracile PCC 6307 genome:
- a CDS encoding cupin domain-containing protein: MRSTPEALIARYDLRPHPEGGWYRELHRSPGQVCRAEDGRQRAGLTVIAFLLTEGQLSRWHQVAGADEVWHHAGGDPLDLWRLPPGGGTAERLWLGPLAEAGDPGAGPLQIVPALWWQAARSRGRWSLVHCCVGPGFAFEDFRLMADLPPAERPAGADPTRL, from the coding sequence ATGCGTTCCACTCCGGAGGCGCTGATCGCCCGCTACGACCTGCGGCCCCACCCGGAGGGGGGCTGGTACCGGGAGCTGCACCGCTCACCCGGCCAGGTGTGCCGGGCCGAGGACGGGCGGCAGCGCGCCGGACTCACGGTGATCGCCTTCCTGCTGACGGAGGGCCAGCTCAGCCGCTGGCATCAGGTGGCGGGGGCGGATGAGGTCTGGCACCACGCCGGCGGCGACCCCCTCGATCTCTGGCGGCTGCCGCCCGGGGGCGGCACGGCCGAGCGACTGTGGCTGGGCCCGCTCGCTGAGGCCGGGGATCCGGGCGCCGGCCCCCTGCAGATCGTGCCGGCGCTCTGGTGGCAGGCGGCCCGCAGCCGGGGGCGATGGAGTCTGGTGCACTGCTGCGTGGGGCCGGGTTTCGCGTTCGAGGACTTCCGTCTGATGGCCGATCTCCCGCCGGCCGAGCGGCCCGCCGGCGCCGATCCGACGCGGCTCTAG
- a CDS encoding LexA family protein, with the protein MCPLPPQSPLPPREGAEALFCLLATEAVSAGFPSPADDYVEARIDLNLELIPRPLSTFFMRVSGDAMRGDGIVDGDLLVIDRSVDPRPGMVVVAVHAGAFLLRRLARRGVALWLVASDGTSPPLVLTGDDGGGAVGSDGGGAELWGVVIHAVHHLAGAPSRRH; encoded by the coding sequence ATGTGTCCCCTGCCTCCCCAGTCACCGCTGCCCCCGCGGGAGGGGGCGGAGGCCCTCTTCTGCCTGCTGGCCACGGAGGCGGTCAGCGCCGGTTTCCCCAGCCCCGCCGACGACTACGTGGAGGCCCGCATCGACCTCAATCTGGAGCTGATCCCCCGTCCGCTGTCCACCTTCTTCATGCGCGTCAGCGGCGATGCCATGCGGGGCGACGGCATCGTCGACGGCGACCTGCTGGTGATCGACCGCAGCGTCGATCCCCGGCCCGGCATGGTGGTGGTGGCGGTGCATGCCGGCGCCTTCCTGCTGCGCCGGCTGGCCCGGCGCGGCGTTGCGCTGTGGCTGGTGGCCAGCGACGGCACCAGTCCGCCCCTGGTGCTCACCGGCGACGACGGGGGCGGCGCGGTGGGAAGCGACGGCGGGGGGGCCGAACTGTGGGGCGTCGTGATCCACGCCGTGCATCACCTGGCGGGCGCCCCCTCCAGGCGTCACTGA
- the folP gene encoding dihydropteroate synthase, translating to MSPAGPVAVPPGFRWGDRTLVMGVLNLTPDSFSDGGRYEAPEAALRQARLLDRQGADLLDLGGQSTRPGASEIDAEAEKARVLPALGRILASLPPPEAGGPLLSIDTFRAPVAEAALAAGAHWINDVSAGRRDPDLLAVVAAADCPCVLMHSRGDSRTMDGLASYGDVVAEVRQELLRATDRALAAGVRAERILWDPGLGFAKTTAHNLALLRGLALLRAEGFPLLVGPSRKRFIGAVLAEPRPRARLWGTAAVCGQAIAAGADVLRVHDVGPIVQTARMADALWRA from the coding sequence GTGAGCCCCGCCGGCCCCGTCGCCGTCCCGCCCGGTTTCCGCTGGGGGGATCGCACCCTGGTGATGGGGGTTCTCAACCTCACCCCCGATTCCTTCAGCGACGGGGGCCGTTACGAGGCCCCCGAGGCGGCCCTGCGCCAGGCCCGGCTGCTGGACCGCCAGGGGGCCGACCTGCTCGACCTGGGGGGGCAGAGCACCCGGCCCGGGGCGAGCGAGATCGATGCGGAGGCCGAGAAGGCCCGGGTGCTGCCCGCCCTGGGGCGGATCCTGGCCTCTCTGCCGCCCCCGGAAGCCGGCGGCCCCCTGCTCTCGATCGACACCTTCCGCGCCCCGGTGGCCGAAGCCGCCCTGGCCGCCGGGGCCCACTGGATCAACGACGTCAGCGCCGGCCGGCGCGATCCCGACCTGCTGGCGGTGGTGGCGGCCGCCGACTGCCCCTGCGTGCTGATGCACAGCCGCGGCGACAGCCGCACGATGGATGGCCTGGCCAGCTACGGGGATGTGGTCGCCGAGGTGCGGCAGGAGCTGCTGCGGGCCACCGATCGGGCCCTGGCGGCGGGGGTGCGTGCGGAGCGGATTCTCTGGGATCCGGGGCTGGGCTTCGCCAAGACCACCGCCCACAACCTCGCTCTGCTGCGGGGCCTGGCCCTGCTGCGGGCCGAGGGTTTTCCCCTGCTGGTGGGGCCGTCCCGCAAGCGCTTCATCGGTGCGGTGCTGGCCGAGCCCCGCCCCCGGGCCCGCCTCTGGGGCACCGCGGCGGTCTGCGGTCAGGCCATCGCCGCCGGTGCCGATGTGCTGCGGGTGCACGACGTCGGGCCGATCGTGCAGACGGCCCGCATGGCCGATGCCCTCTGGCGCGCCTGA
- the tpiA gene encoding triose-phosphate isomerase: protein MSLPGDHVRKAVIAGNWKMHMTCAEARAFAASFRPLIADLPDDREVVLAPPFTAIPTLCRHLAGAGVAIAGQNVHWEESGAYTGMISAPMLLEHGVTHAIVGHSEPRKYFSETDEQINLRARTAQKSGLIPILCVGESDDQREARETERVIHRQVEQGLEGIDPLRLIVAYEPIWAIGTGKTCAAEEANRICGLIRGWVGHPEVVVQYGGSVNPATIDMLMAQSDIDGVLVGGASLDPVSFARIANYQVPVAA from the coding sequence ATGTCGCTGCCGGGAGACCACGTGCGCAAGGCCGTCATCGCAGGCAACTGGAAGATGCACATGACCTGCGCCGAGGCGCGGGCGTTTGCGGCCAGCTTCCGGCCCCTGATCGCCGATCTACCCGACGACCGGGAGGTGGTGCTGGCCCCCCCGTTCACGGCCATCCCCACCCTCTGCCGTCACCTGGCCGGCGCCGGCGTCGCCATCGCCGGCCAGAATGTTCACTGGGAGGAGAGCGGTGCCTACACCGGCATGATCTCCGCGCCGATGCTGCTGGAGCACGGTGTCACCCACGCCATCGTGGGCCACAGCGAGCCCCGCAAGTACTTCAGCGAGACCGACGAGCAGATCAACCTGCGGGCCCGCACGGCCCAGAAATCGGGCCTGATCCCGATCCTCTGCGTCGGCGAGAGCGACGACCAGCGCGAGGCCCGCGAGACCGAGCGGGTGATCCACCGCCAGGTGGAGCAGGGGCTGGAGGGCATCGATCCCCTGCGTCTGATCGTGGCCTACGAGCCCATCTGGGCCATCGGCACCGGCAAGACCTGCGCGGCCGAGGAGGCCAACCGCATCTGCGGCCTGATCCGCGGCTGGGTGGGCCATCCCGAGGTGGTGGTGCAGTACGGCGGCTCGGTCAACCCCGCCACCATCGACATGCTGATGGCCCAGAGCGACATCGATGGGGTGCTGGTGGGGGGCGCCTCCCTCGACCCGGTCAGCTTCGCCCGCATCGCCAACTACCAGGTGCCGGTGGCGGCCTGA
- a CDS encoding RNA-binding S4 domain-containing protein — MKLDQFLKWQGLVGTGGEAKQRIQRGDVTVNGAIETRRGRQLAPGDAVAIDGREVLMLSPRRERGGHGGPTP; from the coding sequence GTGAAGCTGGATCAGTTCCTCAAATGGCAGGGCCTCGTCGGCACCGGCGGCGAGGCCAAGCAGCGCATCCAGCGGGGGGACGTGACCGTGAACGGCGCCATCGAGACCCGGCGTGGTCGCCAGCTGGCTCCGGGGGATGCGGTGGCCATCGACGGCCGGGAGGTGCTGATGCTTTCCCCGCGGCGGGAGCGCGGGGGACACGGTGGCCCCACGCCTTAA
- a CDS encoding ABC transporter ATP-binding protein, with the protein MLAPSPAGFRRLWPLLKPHRRPLLLGGLCMLVFVGCWPLLAWLAGQLIPAIGAGDFTKVLRSVAAALAVFLVQKIAQFGQDTLLAGPALRVSQELRRQLFARLQRLDFGALEKLSAGDLTYRLTEDADRVGEVIYKTIQDTTPSALQLVVVLGYMIWLDWPLALATLLLAPLVALMVSAFGARVMTAAERSQKQVSDLAALLGEAIGGLPLVRAFAAEPWLQERFDTEIDLHRRARYRTLELLALQHPVVGFIEAAGILSVLLIGAARIKAGGLDSQGFSSYVAALLMLIDPISHLTTNFNEFQQGQASLRRLRAIENEPVEPPDHPGARPLGAVSGELVLDGVSFGYQSGSPVLRQLDLHIRPGQVVALVGPSGAGKSTLFSLLLRFNTAQSGRVLLDGQNLADLRARDLRRAVALVPQQSSVFSGTVAEAIAFGRPASIEQIRQAARLANAADFIESLPGGYDSRLEERGSNFSGGQLQRLAIARAVLGNPAVMLLDEATSALDAEAEEAVQQGLQQAMAGRTVLVIAHRLATVQEADLIVVLDGGRIVQQGSHDELMASGGRYRELCERQFIRLEA; encoded by the coding sequence ATGCTTGCACCCTCGCCGGCCGGCTTCCGCAGGCTCTGGCCGCTGCTGAAGCCCCACCGGCGACCCCTGCTGCTCGGGGGGCTGTGCATGCTGGTGTTCGTGGGCTGCTGGCCCCTGCTGGCCTGGCTGGCCGGCCAGCTGATCCCGGCCATCGGCGCCGGTGACTTCACCAAGGTGCTGCGCAGCGTGGCGGCGGCCCTGGCGGTGTTCCTGGTGCAGAAGATCGCCCAGTTCGGCCAGGACACCCTGCTGGCCGGCCCGGCCCTGCGGGTGAGCCAGGAGCTGCGCCGCCAGCTGTTCGCCCGCCTGCAGCGGCTCGACTTCGGCGCCCTGGAGAAACTCTCCGCCGGCGATCTCACCTACCGGCTCACCGAGGACGCCGACCGGGTCGGAGAGGTGATCTACAAGACGATCCAGGACACCACCCCCAGCGCCCTGCAGCTGGTGGTGGTGCTGGGCTACATGATCTGGCTGGACTGGCCCCTGGCCCTGGCCACCCTGCTGCTGGCGCCGCTGGTGGCGCTGATGGTGAGCGCCTTCGGGGCCCGGGTGATGACCGCCGCCGAGCGCAGCCAGAAGCAGGTGAGCGACCTGGCGGCCCTGCTGGGGGAGGCGATCGGCGGCCTGCCCCTGGTGCGGGCCTTCGCCGCCGAACCCTGGCTGCAGGAGCGCTTCGACACCGAGATCGACCTGCACCGCCGCGCCCGCTACCGCACCCTGGAGCTGCTGGCGCTGCAGCATCCGGTGGTGGGCTTCATCGAAGCGGCCGGGATCCTCTCGGTGCTGCTGATCGGCGCGGCGCGCATCAAGGCCGGCGGCCTGGACAGCCAGGGCTTCAGCAGCTACGTGGCGGCGCTGCTGATGCTGATCGATCCGATCTCCCACCTCACCACCAACTTCAACGAGTTCCAGCAGGGCCAGGCCTCGCTGCGGCGACTGCGGGCGATCGAGAACGAGCCGGTCGAACCGCCCGACCACCCCGGGGCCAGGCCCCTGGGGGCCGTCTCCGGGGAGCTGGTGCTGGACGGGGTGAGCTTCGGCTACCAGAGCGGCAGTCCGGTGCTGCGCCAGCTCGATCTCCACATCCGCCCCGGCCAGGTGGTGGCCCTGGTGGGGCCCTCCGGCGCCGGCAAGAGCACCCTGTTCTCCCTGCTGCTGCGCTTCAACACCGCCCAGAGCGGCCGGGTGCTGCTCGATGGCCAGAACCTGGCCGACCTGCGGGCCCGGGACCTGCGCCGGGCCGTGGCCCTGGTGCCCCAGCAGAGCAGCGTCTTCTCCGGCACCGTCGCCGAGGCGATCGCCTTCGGGCGCCCCGCCAGCATTGAGCAGATCCGCCAGGCCGCCCGGCTGGCCAATGCGGCCGACTTCATCGAGAGCCTTCCCGGCGGCTACGACAGCCGCCTCGAGGAGCGGGGCAGCAACTTCTCCGGCGGCCAGCTGCAGCGGCTGGCGATCGCCCGGGCCGTGCTGGGCAACCCGGCGGTGATGCTGCTGGATGAGGCCACCAGCGCCCTGGATGCGGAGGCCGAGGAGGCCGTGCAGCAGGGCCTGCAGCAGGCCATGGCCGGCCGCACCGTGCTGGTGATCGCCCACCGCCTCGCCACCGTGCAGGAGGCCGATCTGATCGTGGTGCTCGACGGCGGCCGCATCGTGCAGCAGGGCAGCCACGACGAGCTGATGGCCAGCGGCGGCCGCTACCGCGAGCTCTGCGAGCGCCAGTTCATCCGGCTCGAGGCCTGA
- a CDS encoding DUF6447 family protein, producing the protein MQTPSQQPPVLTFEGKRYDLNGLPDDVKEMVRGMQVADAQLRMHEDTLKVLAVGRQAMAMQLNERLQGIPTLEEPA; encoded by the coding sequence TTGCAGACCCCCAGCCAGCAGCCCCCCGTGCTGACCTTCGAAGGCAAGCGTTACGACCTCAACGGCCTGCCCGACGACGTCAAGGAGATGGTGCGGGGGATGCAGGTGGCCGATGCCCAGCTGCGCATGCATGAGGACACCCTCAAGGTGCTGGCGGTGGGCCGCCAGGCCATGGCCATGCAGCTGAACGAGCGGCTCCAGGGCATCCCCACCCTGGAGGAGCCGGCCTGA
- a CDS encoding DUF3386 domain-containing protein, with amino-acid sequence MTSTLAAQPIAPGTDLREAFRAAYENRYTWEPGFGGYGGRCVWEQDDRRLEGTFQVGADLKATVEGIADEEVHKAVASQLWEVAIHRVRRPFEQTHGANTFTAGETDAVGTEVIMGGKAEGDRYRIKDNVVTMVHRHIHGTVVTIFTESVTDTGSGYLSHTYTSRYSDPATGEARGGTSRFTDTFVPLAGEGPWVLSERVVETEAHGDTPAGRQMFRFEDLAPLG; translated from the coding sequence GTGACCAGCACCCTGGCCGCCCAGCCCATCGCCCCCGGCACCGACCTGCGCGAGGCGTTCCGCGCCGCTTACGAGAACCGCTACACCTGGGAGCCGGGCTTCGGCGGCTATGGCGGCCGTTGCGTCTGGGAGCAGGACGACCGGCGCTTGGAGGGCACCTTCCAGGTGGGCGCCGATCTCAAGGCGACCGTGGAGGGCATCGCCGACGAGGAGGTGCACAAGGCGGTCGCCTCCCAGCTGTGGGAGGTGGCGATCCACCGGGTGCGGCGCCCCTTTGAGCAGACCCACGGCGCCAACACCTTCACCGCCGGCGAGACCGATGCGGTGGGGACCGAGGTGATCATGGGCGGCAAGGCCGAGGGCGACCGTTACCGCATCAAGGACAACGTGGTGACGATGGTGCACCGCCACATCCACGGCACCGTGGTGACGATCTTCACCGAGAGCGTCACCGACACCGGCAGCGGCTACCTCAGCCACACCTACACGAGCCGCTACAGCGACCCCGCCACCGGCGAGGCCCGCGGCGGCACCAGCCGCTTCACGGACACCTTCGTGCCGCTGGCGGGAGAGGGCCCCTGGGTGCTGAGCGAGCGGGTGGTGGAGACGGAGGCCCATGGCGACACGCCGGCCGGCCGCCAGATGTTCCGTTTCGAGGATCTGGCCCCCCTGGGCTGA
- the carB gene encoding carbamoyl-phosphate synthase large subunit, with amino-acid sequence MPRRTDLRRILLLGSGPIVIGQACEFDYSGTQACKALRAEGYEVVLVNSNPASIMTDPDLADRTYIEPLTPEVVARVIELERPDALLPTMGGQTALNLAVALAENGTLEAYGVELIGADLAAIRKAEDRLLFKEAMARIGVAVCPSGIANDLEEAIRVGDAIGTYPRIIRPAFTLGGSGGGIAYNPEEFQAFCKSGLEASPVSQILIEKSLLGWKEFELEVMRDTADNVVIVCSIENLDPMGVHTGDSITVAPAQTLTDREYQRLRDQSIAIIREIGVDTGGSNIQFAINPANGDVVVIEMNPRVSRSSALASKATGFPIAKIAARLAVGYTLDEIVNDITGATPACFEPTIDYVVTKIPRFAFEKFRGSPAVLTTSMKSVGEAMAIGRSFEESFQKALRSLETGHAGWGCDRPDPPQDPADLERQLRIPSPDRIHAVRAAMVAGRSDDEIHRLSAIDPWFLAKLRRILTVETTLLRGRSLEAIAAADLLELKQTGFSDRQIAWATGSDELTVRRRRQALGVRAVFKTVDTCAAEFASSTPYHYATYERPLERLEADGSLTLLAPEDEVTPETRRKVMILGGGPNRIGQGIEFDYCCCHASFALRQAGFATVMVNSNPETVSTDYDTSDRLYFEPLTLEDVLNVIEAEKPEGVIVQFGGQTPLKLAIPLLRWLESEEGRATGTRLWGTSPESIDRAEDREQFEAILRRLEIRQPRNGLARNDGEARAVAAAVGYPVVVRPSYVLGGRAMEVVFDEEELNRYMVEAVQVEPDHPVLIDQYLENAIEVDVDALCDRQGTVVIGGLMEHIEPAGIHSGDSACALPSVSLGPEALATIRRWSTELALALEVRGLINLQFAVQNDGAGNETVFIIEANPRASRTVPFVAKATGVPLAKIASQLMAGRTLTELGLLAEPRPPRQTVKEAVLPFKRFPGADTLLGPEMRSTGEVMGIAASFGLAYAKAELAAGEPLPTSGSVFLSTHDRDKPALVPVARALLAAGFTLTATNGTAAMLSQAGLAVEPVLKVHEGRPNIEDAIRSGLVQLVVNTPVGRQAAHDDRYLRLAALDYAVPTVTTMAAARAAVEAIAALQQQQQVEVAALQDIHPPWVG; translated from the coding sequence ATGCCCCGCCGCACGGATCTGAGGCGCATCCTGCTGCTGGGGTCGGGACCGATCGTGATCGGCCAGGCCTGCGAGTTCGACTATTCCGGCACCCAGGCCTGCAAGGCCCTGCGGGCCGAGGGCTACGAGGTGGTGCTGGTGAATTCCAACCCGGCCTCGATCATGACCGACCCGGACCTGGCGGATCGCACCTACATCGAGCCCCTGACCCCCGAGGTGGTGGCCCGGGTGATTGAGCTGGAGCGCCCCGATGCCCTGCTGCCCACCATGGGCGGCCAGACCGCCCTCAACCTGGCCGTCGCCCTGGCCGAGAACGGCACCCTGGAGGCCTACGGGGTCGAGCTGATCGGCGCCGATCTGGCGGCGATTCGCAAGGCGGAGGACCGGCTGCTGTTCAAGGAGGCCATGGCCCGCATCGGCGTGGCCGTCTGTCCGTCCGGGATCGCCAACGACCTGGAGGAGGCGATCCGTGTCGGCGATGCGATCGGCACCTACCCGCGCATCATCCGGCCGGCCTTCACCCTGGGGGGATCGGGCGGCGGCATCGCCTACAACCCGGAGGAATTCCAGGCCTTCTGCAAGAGCGGCCTGGAGGCCAGCCCCGTCTCCCAGATCCTGATCGAGAAATCCTTGCTGGGCTGGAAGGAGTTCGAGCTCGAGGTGATGCGCGACACCGCCGACAACGTGGTGATCGTCTGCTCGATCGAAAACCTCGACCCGATGGGGGTCCACACCGGTGATTCGATCACCGTCGCCCCCGCCCAGACCCTCACCGACCGGGAGTACCAGCGACTGCGCGACCAGTCGATCGCCATCATCCGCGAGATCGGCGTCGACACCGGCGGCAGCAACATCCAGTTCGCCATCAATCCCGCCAACGGGGATGTGGTGGTGATCGAGATGAACCCCCGGGTCAGTCGCAGCTCGGCCCTGGCCAGCAAGGCCACCGGCTTCCCGATCGCCAAGATCGCCGCCCGGCTGGCGGTGGGCTACACCCTCGACGAGATCGTCAACGACATCACCGGTGCCACGCCGGCCTGTTTCGAGCCGACGATCGACTACGTCGTCACCAAGATCCCCCGCTTCGCCTTCGAGAAGTTCCGCGGTTCCCCGGCCGTGCTCACCACCTCGATGAAGTCGGTGGGGGAGGCCATGGCCATTGGCCGCAGCTTCGAGGAGTCCTTCCAGAAGGCCCTGCGCTCCCTGGAGACGGGTCATGCGGGCTGGGGCTGCGACCGCCCCGATCCGCCCCAGGATCCCGCCGACCTGGAGCGGCAGCTGCGCATCCCCTCCCCGGACCGGATCCATGCGGTGCGCGCCGCCATGGTGGCCGGCCGCAGCGACGACGAGATCCACCGGCTCAGCGCCATCGACCCCTGGTTCCTGGCCAAGCTGCGCCGGATCCTGACGGTGGAAACCACGCTGCTGCGGGGCCGTTCGTTGGAGGCCATCGCCGCCGCCGACCTCCTGGAGCTCAAGCAGACCGGCTTCTCCGACCGCCAGATCGCCTGGGCCACCGGCAGCGACGAACTCACGGTGCGCCGCCGGCGCCAGGCGCTGGGGGTGCGGGCCGTGTTCAAGACGGTCGACACCTGCGCCGCCGAATTCGCCTCCTCCACGCCTTACCACTACGCCACCTACGAGCGGCCCCTGGAGCGGCTCGAGGCCGATGGCTCCCTCACCCTGCTGGCCCCCGAGGACGAGGTGACCCCCGAGACCCGCCGCAAGGTGATGATCCTGGGGGGCGGCCCCAACCGCATCGGCCAGGGCATCGAGTTCGACTACTGCTGCTGCCACGCCTCCTTCGCCCTGCGGCAGGCCGGGTTCGCCACCGTGATGGTGAACAGCAACCCGGAAACCGTTTCCACCGACTACGACACCAGCGATCGCCTGTACTTCGAGCCCCTCACCCTGGAGGACGTGCTCAACGTCATCGAGGCGGAGAAACCCGAGGGGGTGATCGTCCAGTTCGGCGGCCAGACGCCCCTGAAGCTGGCAATCCCCCTGCTGCGCTGGCTGGAGAGCGAGGAGGGCCGCGCCACCGGCACCCGCCTCTGGGGCACCTCGCCCGAATCGATCGACCGGGCCGAGGACCGGGAGCAGTTCGAGGCGATCCTGAGGCGCCTGGAGATCCGCCAGCCCCGCAACGGCCTGGCCCGCAACGACGGCGAGGCCCGGGCGGTGGCGGCGGCCGTCGGCTACCCCGTCGTGGTGCGTCCCAGCTATGTGCTGGGGGGGCGTGCCATGGAGGTGGTCTTCGACGAGGAGGAACTCAACCGCTACATGGTGGAGGCGGTGCAGGTGGAGCCCGACCATCCGGTGCTGATCGACCAGTACCTGGAGAACGCCATCGAGGTGGACGTCGACGCCCTCTGCGACCGCCAGGGGACGGTGGTGATCGGCGGCCTGATGGAGCACATCGAGCCGGCCGGCATCCACTCCGGCGACTCCGCCTGCGCCCTGCCCTCGGTGTCCCTGGGGCCCGAGGCCCTGGCCACGATCCGCCGCTGGAGCACGGAGCTGGCCCTGGCGCTGGAGGTGCGCGGCCTGATCAACCTCCAGTTCGCGGTGCAGAACGACGGCGCCGGCAACGAAACGGTGTTCATCATCGAGGCCAACCCGCGGGCGTCCCGCACCGTGCCCTTCGTGGCCAAGGCCACCGGCGTGCCCCTGGCCAAGATCGCCAGCCAGCTGATGGCCGGCCGCACCCTGACGGAGCTGGGCCTGCTGGCGGAGCCGCGGCCGCCGCGGCAGACGGTGAAGGAGGCGGTGCTGCCCTTCAAGCGCTTCCCCGGCGCCGACACCCTGCTGGGGCCGGAGATGCGCTCCACCGGCGAGGTGATGGGGATCGCCGCCAGCTTCGGCCTGGCCTACGCCAAGGCCGAACTCGCCGCCGGTGAACCCCTGCCCACCAGCGGCAGCGTGTTCCTCTCCACCCACGACCGCGACAAGCCCGCCCTGGTGCCGGTGGCCCGCGCCCTGCTGGCGGCGGGATTCACCCTCACCGCCACCAACGGCACCGCCGCGATGCTGAGCCAGGCCGGCCTGGCGGTGGAGCCCGTGCTCAAGGTGCACGAAGGCCGGCCCAACATCGAGGATGCGATCCGCTCCGGCCTGGTGCAGCTGGTGGTCAACACACCGGTGGGCCGCCAGGCCGCCCACGACGATCGCTACCTGCGCCTGGCCGCCCTCGACTACGCCGTGCCCACCGTCACCACCATGGCGGCGGCGCGGGCCGCCGTGGAGGCTATCGCCGCCCTGCAGCAGCAGCAGCAGGTGGAGGTGGCGGCCCTGCAGGACATCCACCCGCCCTGGGTAGGGTGA
- a CDS encoding DUF3318 domain-containing protein, with translation MSELQRLKGLLPPEMQSWVFVEAAASVDPPLITIEEIGRDEVEIQVDLEKWDALALDHRNLLFWHEVGRIQNDAIPRDGWEMAALAIGLGGAIGELWVQDGLLLVMALGLSGFAGYRLYLKNNSEKRLQDAILADERAIDLACRFGYSLPNAYKSLGGALKELVEQTRKKRRRTFYEDRLEALRKSAGKARAEMAQQQGSRQSVTSENVYG, from the coding sequence ATGAGCGAACTCCAGCGCCTGAAGGGGTTGCTGCCCCCTGAGATGCAGAGCTGGGTGTTCGTGGAAGCCGCGGCCTCCGTCGATCCTCCCCTGATCACCATCGAGGAGATCGGCCGCGACGAGGTGGAGATCCAGGTGGATCTGGAGAAATGGGACGCCCTGGCCCTGGATCACCGCAACCTGCTCTTCTGGCACGAGGTGGGCCGCATCCAGAATGACGCCATCCCTCGGGACGGCTGGGAGATGGCCGCCCTGGCCATCGGCCTGGGGGGCGCCATCGGCGAGCTGTGGGTGCAGGACGGTCTGCTGCTGGTGATGGCCCTGGGGCTCTCAGGCTTCGCCGGCTACCGCCTCTACCTCAAGAACAACTCTGAGAAGCGACTCCAGGACGCAATCCTGGCCGACGAGCGGGCCATCGACCTGGCCTGCCGCTTCGGCTACAGCCTGCCCAACGCCTACAAGAGCCTGGGGGGTGCCCTCAAGGAGCTGGTGGAGCAGACCCGCAAGAAGCGGCGCCGCACCTTCTACGAAGACCGCCTCGAGGCCCTGCGCAAGAGCGCCGGCAAGGCCCGGGCCGAAATGGCCCAGCAGCAGGGCTCCCGCCAGTCGGTCACCAGCGAGAACGTCTATGGATAG
- the rsfS gene encoding ribosome silencing factor, with amino-acid sequence MDSRDLALLAAEACDDRKAVDIRLIRVDEVSSLADWFVICSGLSDVQVRAIARSVEDRLETDAARLPLRREGQSEGRWVLLDYGELIVHVLTPQERSYYDLESFWGHGEQERYVGAPLEVGGAGPVGG; translated from the coding sequence ATGGATAGCCGCGACCTGGCCCTGCTGGCCGCCGAGGCCTGCGACGACCGCAAGGCGGTCGACATCCGCCTGATCCGGGTGGATGAGGTGTCGTCCCTGGCCGACTGGTTCGTGATCTGCAGCGGCCTCAGCGACGTGCAGGTGCGGGCCATCGCCCGCTCCGTCGAAGACCGGCTCGAAACCGACGCCGCCCGCCTGCCCCTGCGGCGCGAGGGCCAGAGCGAGGGCCGCTGGGTGCTGCTGGATTACGGCGAGCTGATCGTGCACGTGCTCACCCCCCAGGAGCGCAGCTACTACGACCTGGAGTCGTTCTGGGGCCACGGCGAGCAGGAGCGCTACGTCGGCGCCCCCCTCGAGGTGGGCGGCGCCGGCCCGGTCGGCGGCTGA
- a CDS encoding CGLD27 family protein: MAAGVPSLPSQDTPCPVPPAQRPLQEYDQLSNSWFFHWPAHGPAGLWRALALSWLLSFPPALLVASGSLTLRHEPVRLVIAAATAAVLLPMVLLLRQWLGWTYVQKRLVSERVEYEESGWYDGQVWEKPITWRQQDLLVARHQVQPVLARLRQAVAIAITLMLLGSGLCQAL, from the coding sequence ATGGCCGCCGGCGTTCCGAGCCTGCCCAGCCAGGACACCCCCTGCCCGGTGCCTCCGGCCCAGCGGCCGCTGCAGGAGTACGACCAGCTCAGCAACTCCTGGTTCTTCCACTGGCCCGCCCATGGCCCAGCGGGACTGTGGCGGGCCCTGGCCCTCTCCTGGCTGCTCTCCTTCCCCCCGGCGCTGCTGGTGGCCAGTGGCAGCCTGACGCTCCGCCATGAGCCCGTCAGGCTGGTGATCGCCGCGGCCACCGCCGCCGTGCTCCTGCCCATGGTGCTGCTGCTGCGCCAGTGGCTCGGCTGGACCTACGTCCAGAAGCGGCTGGTCTCGGAGCGGGTGGAGTACGAGGAATCGGGCTGGTACGACGGCCAGGTGTGGGAGAAGCCGATCACCTGGCGCCAGCAGGATCTGCTGGTGGCCCGCCACCAGGTGCAGCCGGTGCTGGCCCGCCTGCGCCAGGCGGTCGCCATCGCCATCACCCTGATGCTGCTCGGGTCGGGGCTCTGCCAGGCTCTCTGA